TCCAATGAGTATCATGTATTATCTTACTACTAAGAATAATGTCATcttcaccttttttttctttttctttttcttttttaatttataaattttaaaagctTTTACATATGCGGGTAAGAGGTTGTCTAATCGCATTGTCCACAAAAAAAGATTTGGTTTGGACAAGGCTTACCAAGTTTCCATGAATGAATAATCTCCTAATTCAGAACACAAAAATGATGTCCAACTATgtcccaaagaagaaaaaatttgggACCCATTCTACATTTATAGGGGACAATAACTAGAAGCTATGATTCTTGCCCATCAGCTAAGTAATTGTTCCAATCTCGTCCGTGATGGTAGCATCTCCATTTGAGCCACAACTAGGATAATGGTTACAGTTAAGGAACAAATGTGTCAATTACCAAGTCTATAAATTCATAGTTTCTTCGCCAAGAAACCTATAAATTCTTACTTTCTTTATTAGAATAAGGTACCATCACCGTCTTTACACTAAGaagagaatttatttatttattttatgagatgACTATTTTAAGCATAAAAGATCTTAAAACCGATACTACACTAATGTCACGCATCAAACTATCTTTCTCATTCCTCAAAGTTGATGAGAATTACAATTCATCATTAACATATATTATTACATCTACATTGaaaagagaattttttatttattttatgagatgGCTATCTTAAGCATTGAAGATCTTAAAAGCGACATCACACTAATGTCACACATCAAACACATCTACACTGaaaagagaattttttatttattttatgagatgGCTATCTTAAGCATTGAAGATCTTAAAACCGACATCATACTAATGTCACATATCAAACTATCTTTCTCGTTCCTCAAAGTTAATGTGAATTACAATTCATCATTAACGTATATTATTACATCACATCAATTTCCAAGTATATAGAAATGAccattttataaaatgtttataAATGCAATCTTATTAAGAAGGGAgataaagaaatatctaagatgtttaaattcaaatgtAAAGTATTAATATTATTGCACAAAATAATTTGTACCTAAATTATTCCCCAATTTGTCAAATTCAAACcctttgttttaaatttattttataataagtttAATGAcgaaaacttaaaaataaatccCCAATGATAAATATGACATACTATATAACATGTTAGGAGTACCTTcataataaaagtaatataaacataagtacataaaaaaaaattatgaaaaataatgtaTTCTAAACATCAAGGCCCATTTGGCACTGTTgaatagataacaaaaattgttgtttaaacaacacaatacatatttccataacattttttcactcacacatatttCCACAACATTTAAACAATGTTACTAAAAATCTCTTAAATCGCAATTCTTTTTGTTgggttattttgtttttatttttgattgcGAAAATAGGGACCATTCATTatcattgtttaaacaataatttttagtatttaaatattacatatatttttacctattttttcacttctatatattttcaaaaaatacaaacaatattccTATAATAACATTATCAGGCCCTAGGCAAACGAGAATTTGAACTTCATTTTTCAAACTAcatatttttagcttttttgaCATGTTCTTGATtattggtctaataataaattattgatattgatgtcatattgtcatttttttttttttttggataatgtCATATTGTCATTGTAGCTTATTGCTAAGCtacttttaatttcaaaaaatatttttcattcaaagttTTTGAAACGACactaaaattgaataaaattaaaaataatgggTGTCAACGGCTAGAATCTTAGAACAAGACAAAGACggtttcaaattttagatatacatatttccattttttttttttaatttccctttccttttgaaaatttacaaactatCCTTTTCAACAACAAATCTaccgtatatatatatataactacaaAGCGGGCAGCGATTCGGGTCGCCACAGTAACTCCGAGTCACCAGCCGGGTCATAGCTCTGATCCGAATAATCAAACAAACCTCCAAATGCCACGAACTCGCTATTATTATCGTGCAAATTACTCTCCGAGTCAACACCGATTCCAAACTCGAACGAGTCGTAACTCGGAATCTCGTTCTCGAACCCTAACAAGATCCCATCCAATCCAACGGTTTCTGGACCGGCTGAGCTCGCCTCGAAATCCACAGCTTCGATTTTCATTTCCTCGCCGGAGGAGGTCGTCGGCGGGAGGCCGAGTTCGTCGTCGGAAGCTTCTAGAAGGTAACCAAGCTCCGGCTGGGACTCGCCGGAGTCTGATGTTTGGTCGATAACCGCCGCCGTCGGCGCCGGCGCTGGAGCTGGAACCAGTATTTCTTCCTCGAAGCTTTTGATCACTGAGTCGAGGCCTTGAATCGCCGGGTCACGGTCAGTGACTATGTCCGAGTCGTCTAATATGTTAAGTAGGTCTTCCTCGGAAAGGTGCGTCTCGGGCGAGTTCAAATCCGAGTCTTCCGAGTTAAAAAGAGTCGACTCGGCCGAGTTATCCGAGTCAATACGAATACGTTTTGGCTCGGGCGAGTTCAAATCCGAGTCATTCTCGTCCagctttcttttgttttccatTGTATgctaattaaagaaataaaagaagcGTTCCTCAgtttcagaaaaataaaatccaattccTAGCTAGAGGAAAAGATTTTTCCTCCTTTTGAAAGAGgggtgtttttttaaaaaaaatatatgagaaATGAGTAAGGGTGTTTGGTTAAAGTTGGGAATTCAGAATTCTTAAATGGTGGGAAATATAAGCAAGGAAAGCAAGAGACAAATAGTAATGGGTGGGAATCTTGGAATAGGaattcccccttttttttgggttttccttagaaagagagaaagagatatgATGCGAGATGTTTGGGTGAGACGGAAAGAGAAATGGGaagtgggtatatatagtagttGGAAAAGAGAGATAGGATTTggttttcttgttctttttttttttaaaagaataatttaagAGGTGTGACAGGCGCGTGTTAAGCGGAGAAAGTAGGGGGcataataagaaaaacaaattccGCCACGTAaactttttcttctctattattCTGTGGGGTGTGGTGGGGGGgtttgatttgtgtttttttattttattttttttttctctgtcaATTTTTAACTATATTTGATTGAATTTGGATTCCCCCGACTTTTTAGTTTTCCCAATATTATCAAGTGGATATGGTTTTACTGGTTTGGGTTTTGTCCCCTCCTTTTTAAGATTTCTTAACACTTTTGCGGTGTAGCCTCAGTGTGGTCACTGGTGAAGCGGTCTTTTAAGGtctgttttttctttgctttgctGTGCAATTTTGAGGTTTCATCATTTTTAAGGCACATTGATTTTTTACATTAGCCTTATTATAGTAAACACTTTGAACGATATAATCTTGTGAATAGCGTATAACCTCTCTGCTGACTTTTCATTTGCTCAAACTACCTTTGTTGGAGCTTAACAAATTCTTAATTATTACTCAAGTATTGCTATTTTTTCACtgatataataattaattactattattgATCCAACGGAATTCAAATCAATActgtttttctttccttcttctcaaagaaaaacaaaattactgTTTTTGACTTTCTGTTTTCTGATGGAATCCGGTAGAATATTGAGGTTAAATCCAACATTgaacttgtaaaattttatccatttattttaaatttaggttTTACATTCgtattttagataaaatttctaACTAGTGTTACCTGCCCTAATCCTCGTGCGCCTAAAGTAATATTGCCTTTTAAGTATTTTAAAGTAGAAAAAATCAACTTAAGGGGCTAACAGTCTTGTAGCATAATTAATTGGCAtttcttgataatttttttttttttttttttgagaagccatTTCTTGTTACTTCTAACAGAAATATCTAGAATTCAAATATTTTGACCCATTATCATTCTCGAGTTATGAGATGGAAATAGAACTCTAGAAGTTTGGGTAAATTACAATATAAACTCTATTTTCTTAAGaattattttcaatcaaatcctaaaatttcattaattttggaccttgaagtttaaaaatattaaaaactaaatatacGGTTTGTTAGTTTCagattaaattctaaaaattataaatcattttaatttaaaccctCTTTTTTGGGCTAACTACCATACTAtattaataaacaaaagaagTTTGGGATCTAGTCCCCatcttggcatcttccaatccTTCAGGAAGCATTTTTACGTTAGATTTCCGATATGTTAATGTCCCTTCACAATTACAAAACAGAGCCCAACTAGAAAACAAATAAGCTAAAGGAATACAATGCCTAAAGACATGAAGTGCTTGCTAACACTCACATGTACTCAAAACAGATCTAATGCCTACTACAATGAATTCAAGACACTAGTGAGGTTTACAAATAAAGAGAGCATCATccttagttaaattttttttttttttttaaggaaaatccTTAGTTAAAATATGATATCTCAAATGGTGCGAACTTAATTTGATTTGACTATTTGAGTGTGTattgtgtgggtgtgtgttgAGTCTAACATTGAGTGTTCACTAAATAAACTTAGgtttataaataattacaatGAGCCTcgattgcaatttttttttttgaaaatactaagtattttaatacACACACTATGAGAGGAGAgaaggtcttaaagaaactAACATTGGTGTATATCCAATCCTCAATTGCAAGTgagttctagttaactcaattagtaaagtttctAATGATTGTATAAGAGATATAGGGTTTAatccctgcctacaccaaaaactgattggtgtcttggtctgatgataaaaagttatttttaaaaacgaACGCTCTAGATCGaaactctctccaaaaaaaaaaaaaaaaaaattctcaattgCAACTTGAATAGTCATTTTGAGGCATAAAAGCATATGTGACTAGCATAATTATCTTagccttgatttttttttcccccatgaTTGTAGGTggttacaatatatatttttttttcatttgttgttttgttactttgttGGGCCACTTGGATAGAATTAATTGTACATGTCTCCCTAATCTTTGCATCCAAATTATATCACAATTGATTGCAACATTCCTTGTTCTTTCATAAGAGACACAAAAGGAGTCAGCTAGGGTTGATTATCATTCAAATCCAttcttttaaaagtaatgctacatatacaaattattttacaatatttttacaaattattgatatggcaaattcttattagttctaatatggatctaccactaatatcacatttatacttatcaataaccaattgaaaaatgttaaagccagatcaataatttgtaaaaatatcataaatagTTTATGTTTGTAGTATTACTCTTTCTCTAATGATGTGATCTCAAGTTCATCAAGTCTAAAATACCTAACTAGGGAACATGAACCATGTTATGTATGTCACTAAGTGCTCGATGGGCAACCATTacacaaaatatgaaatttcaaTCCTCAATTGGGAACCTCTGATTGAGTGAGACTGACTGGTTGGAAAAATTTTccacttgaacttttagaggaGGTTTTTAAATCTACatgtatttgttttttagtCCTCATTAACTTCTTCCATGCATTCTGTACTACACCACTTGAGTCATTGCTTTCATTGCACCTTTGTCCTTTGCGTCTTGTCAATTTGGAGTTCAGATTAATCAATTGCCTATTGGGATGGTTGGTTTGACAGAGTTGGATATGCATTATGTTGTCTCTCACAGTGTTTAAAAGCTGGAAACCAATGTTTATCACGCCTTCTTGGATTATTCATTATGAGAATTTAAACCAAATTTACTTCTTGTCTTGTCTGACAAGGTTGTGTCGgtatacaaaacaaaagaaagtctataaacacaaataatttaacaaaattttttaccatCAGGACAAGTTATTActaataggtaaaaaaaatatagtcaaTAATCAAATTAATTGAACTTGTCAACTTAACTATcgtaaaaaaatgttagaattatattattattattattattaagttggTAACATTGTTCATAAAAATTAGTCTATAAGGAATTTATTGTACATTTATACATAAAttcatgaaaaataattaagtaCTTTTAAAATATGATGACGTAGCGTTGTCACTCTCACAGTCGGGATAGTTCGctctataaatttaattaatagagTCCTACATAAATACCAGAGGAAGGCACCACATCTCCTACTTTTTAACGCTTTCCTTTCTTCAACACTTTTTTCTCCCTAGGATAGACTTCTATCCGCCCAAATGTCTTTATTTTTCACCAAACTCTAGAGTCTAGCCCAGTTTTGAGGTCATAGCTCTGTTTTATTCTTGCATTCTTCTCAGCTAAAGCCTTCCTACTCTTTTGCTAGGGTCATAGGTTTCAAGATTGACAAGCCATGTGTAaggttttaatttgttttaaatattaCGAATTTAAGGAAATTTTGTTGGTTTAGATTTAATCCTAGGGGTAAAATGAGAGTTTCACTAGGAAAGTAA
The Quercus lobata isolate SW786 chromosome 10, ValleyOak3.0 Primary Assembly, whole genome shotgun sequence DNA segment above includes these coding regions:
- the LOC115964025 gene encoding uncharacterized protein LOC115964025, giving the protein MENKRKLDENDSDLNSPEPKRIRIDSDNSAESTLFNSEDSDLNSPETHLSEEDLLNILDDSDIVTDRDPAIQGLDSVIKSFEEEILVPAPAPAPTAAVIDQTSDSGESQPELGYLLEASDDELGLPPTTSSGEEMKIEAVDFEASSAGPETVGLDGILLGFENEIPSYDSFEFGIGVDSESNLHDNNSEFVAFGGLFDYSDQSYDPAGDSELLWRPESLPAL